Part of the Desulfonatronum sp. SC1 genome is shown below.
AGCCGGAGCCTCTCGATATTGACTCATGGCCGACGACGGAATCGGACGACGCCTCGGGAGCCGTATCCTGGCCGACCTGGGAACAAATCCGCGACGACGACCAAATCTGGCAAACCCATCCCCACGTCTCCCCCCTGTTGCGCCGCACTGTTCACGCCCTGCCCGAAGACCAAGGACGCTCCCTGCTGAACGCCCTCCGATCCGGCGACACGCCCGATACCTATTTCGTATACAGCGCTCCCCAAGGCGGCAAGTCCTCAAGTACGGCCCGACCGTGGGTCCTCTCGTGGCCTCTTCCTGCGTCCCTGCGCCAGGGACGCGACGAACAGACCAAATCATCGGCCTTTCAGGCCTCGCATCTCCAGGCCGAGGAGATTTTCTTCCCGGATCAAGCCTCGAACGGCACAGCCGCCCCCGCCCCCCGAGAACTCAAACGCATTGCGCGGCTACGTCGCAATCTGGACGCGGATGAGCGCCGACTGAATGAGTACGTTCGTCTCGCGGACCAAGCCGAATTGATTCGTTATCACCTCTACCAGCTTCCGATGAAGCAGCTCACTCCCCATTCCAAGGTCGAACGGCTGACGCTGACAGATCCGAAAGGCGCAAACGTTGACCTGACTTTGGACAAAAGCCTGACCATTCTGGAGAACATGCAGCGCTGGTTTCGGTTGGCCGAGAAAGGGCGGCGTGGGTTGGCTCATGTGCAGACACGGCGTGACCATATCCAATCAAATCCGAATCCGGATACTGCCGGACAAATGGGAGCACGAACCACGCCGTCTTCGGATCATCATCAACTGACTCCGAAAGCCCGAAGTCGCCTCAACGACAAAGGGACCTTGCCCCTGCATCGCTTTTTGAGTAGCGACGGCTTTGTCCTCTTGCGCGGCAAGAACCAAAAGGCCAATCACCACCTCCTGACCAAGGCGGCCAGCCCGTTCGACTACTGGTTTCACGCGGCGGACGGTCCCGGAGCGCATCTGATCCTGAAGCGGGACTCGCCTGGACGGGACGTCCCGGAGCGAACCATGGAGGAAGCCGCCTGCCTAGCCGGACTGGCCAGCCACTTCTCCGGGGCCGCACGGGCCACGATCATCTGTGCCCAGGTCAAATACGTGCGCCCGGTCAAGGGAACGCCGGGCATGGCCGTCGTGGACCGGGTCCTGCGCACCCTGAGCGTGTCGCTGGAGCCGGAACTGGAAACCAGGCTGCGAATCACGGCGTAGACATAGAGTCAAACAGCCTTATATTTCCCTTCACTCTTTTTCCAAACGCTGCCTTCCCAAACGCCCACCATGACGCTTCCCAAGCACCCCGACCCGAGCCTTCTCCCAGGCCTCGACCCCATGCTCCCCGAAACCATGACCGACCAGCATGGCCGAAGCATCAATTATCTGCGACTGAGCATCACCGATCGCTGCAACCTGCGCTGCCTGTACTGCCGCTCGTCCTGCGCGGGCCTGAAAATGCTGCCCCACGACCAGATGCTCAGTTACGAGGAGAGTCTGGAATTGATCGCCGTGGCCTCGGAGCTGAATATTTCCAAAGTCCGCCTGACCGGGGGCGAGCCCTTCATCCGCAAGAATTTCCTAAACTTTCTGGAGCAGATCCTTCAGCATCATCCGCATCTGGACATGCGCCTGACCACCAACGCCACGCTCTTGTCCGGCAAGATCCCGGCGCTCAAGGAAATCGGGGTCCAGGGATTGAACATCTCTCTGGACACCCTGAATCGACAAAAGTTCCAGCGCATCACCGGACGGGACTTTTTTCTTCAGGTCCGCGGAGCCATCGATCAGTGCCTGGAGCACGGCCTGCGGGTCAAGATCAACGTCGTGGCCCTCAAGGGCGTCAACGACGACGAGTTGCCCGACTTCGTTCGGCTGGCGGAACGGCTGCCCTTGGATTTGCGGTTCATTGAGTTCATGCCCATGGGCGAGCAAACCATCTGGACTCCGGATCAGCTCTGGACGGCCGCGGAAATCCTGCGTGAGGCTGGCACCATCGCTCGCCTCGTGCCCGTGGGCGGGCGGGATAAGCGCAAAGGCCCAGCCAGGATGTTTTCCCTGGCTGACGGCAAGGGGCGCATCGGCGTGATTTCCCCCTTGAGTTCCCATTTCTGCGGCCAGTGCAACCGCCTGCGGATTACCCCTGACGGACGGTTGCGCACCTGTCTCTTTTCAGACAAGGAATATCGTCTGCGCCCCATCCTCCGTTCTCCCAAGCTGGGACGGGAGCATCTGCGCCAAGTGATCATCCGGGCCGGCAGGGTCAAACCCATGGGCCACGAACTCCTGGCCGCCCAGGGGCGGGAGCGTTCGGTATGCCGCAAAATCATGTCCGCTATCGGGGGATGAGCCCAAAAAATGTTCCCCAAAGATGACTCAAAAATGACTGTTGAACGCACCTTGGAATTTCAAAGCGCCGCCGAGGCCCAAAAACTGTTCGGACCGCACAACGCCCATTTGCGCCAGCTCGCGGAATTGAGCGGTATCACGGCGGACAGTCGCGGTTCCGTGGCCGTGCTGCGCGGCGAGGACCAGCAGGCGGTGGACCAGGCCGCCAACTGCCTCGTGCAACTGCACGGCCTGCAACGGGCCAATACGTCCATCCAGGCCCAGGATGTGGACCATGCCTGGCGCATCCTGTGCAGCGACCCCCAGGCCGACATCAAGACCGTGTTCAAGGACGTGGTCTACGCCGTCTCCCCCAAGCGCACCATCACGCCCCGGACCGTCAGTCAACGCAGCTACCTGCAGGCCATTCGCGGCAAGGATCTGGTTTTCGGCATCGGCCCGGCAGGCACGGGCAAGACCTACCTGGCCGTGGCCATGGCCGTGGCGGCCCTGACCAAGAAGGAGGTCAAGCGTTTGGTGTTGACCAGGCCGGCCGTTGAGGCCGGAGAAAAGCTCGGATTTTTGCCCGGAGACTTGATGGAGAAGGTCAACCCCTATCTGCGCCCCTTGTACGACGCCCTGCACGACATGCTGGAATTTCGCAAGGTTCAGGAAATGGTGGAAACCGGGGTGATTGAAATCGCTCCACTGGCCTTCATGCGCGGGCGTACGCTCAACGATGCGTTCATCATCCTGGACGAAGCCCAGAACACGACCCAGGAACAGATGAAGATGTTCCTGACCAGGCTGGGCTTCGGCTCCAAGGCCGTGGTCACCGGGGACGTCACCCAGATCGACCTGCCCGTGCACGCCCGGTCCGGACTGATCCAGGCCGAAAAGGTGCTGTCCGGGGTCGCGGGGCTCGAATTCATCCATTTTCATGAGGAAGACGTGATCAGGCACCCGCTGGTGGGCCGGATCGTCCATGCCTATGATCGATTCACACGCCAAGACACCCTCCAAAAAGCCTAGTTCTAAATCCGGGGCTTCCCTTTCTCCCAAGCAGGGAGGAGCGCAGCCGGAAAGCCGGTTCAGCGGCCTGCTGGTGTTCATGGGCGGTATGGTGCTGGTGGCCGTCCTCTCCGGGCTGAGCATCGAGCCCGGAGGAAGGATTTTCGTCGAGGGGGAGATCGCCGGCCACGACGTCACCGCGCCACGGGACCTGCTCATTGAGGACCAGGAATCCACCCGCGCTCGCCGGGAAATGGTAGCCCAAAGCCAGCCGCCGATCTTCGACCTGGCCCAGATGCCCTTTGCTCAAATGGCCCGCAGAATCGTCAGCCTGCTGGACGTGATCGCCTCGGCCACGCCGGAAACCACGCCCCAGGTCCAGAACTTGGTGGCCGAGGAGCTGAACATCCGTATTCCCGCCGGGATGTGGGCCGAATGGAACAGGCAGTCCTTCCAGAACATGGTGGTTCTGGAAGGACTGCCGTGGCTGGAGAATACCTACCAGAAAGGCGTTCTGGCCGACCGCCGGTTCGCCTCGGACATCACCTCGGGAATGATCGTCCGGGATCTGGCCACGGACAACGAACAACTGCACCTCAGCTCCGCTGATTTTCCGGACCTGGACGGCGTGATGCGCGCCCTGGACCTGCACCTGCGGGTCAACCTGAACCTGCCGGTAACCACGCGTCGCGCCGTGGAAGAGCTGTTGGCCCCCCTTCTGCGACCCAACCTGACCCTGAATCAGGAAGCGACCCAGGCCCGGTTGACCAGCGCGGTGCAGGCCGTGGAACCTGTATTCTACCAGATCAAGAAGGGCGAGATCATCGTCCGCAAGGCCGAGCGGGTCACCGCGGAACAGCAGCAAAAAATGCAGGCTTTTTTCGCCGCCCGGGACGGTGGGTAC
Proteins encoded:
- a CDS encoding NFACT RNA binding domain-containing protein gives rise to the protein MEALLFRGLVEEIRPMLLGRRLERIYSPRPGWWSFRLQPGDHPRFLLFSHHPADAALTLSPHAPENPATPAAQVMRLRKHVQGLRILRCRADWVRRRLTLGLGRHEQQAWLVLDAQKGVYLSDQPEPEPLDIDSWPTTESDDASGAVSWPTWEQIRDDDQIWQTHPHVSPLLRRTVHALPEDQGRSLLNALRSGDTPDTYFVYSAPQGGKSSSTARPWVLSWPLPASLRQGRDEQTKSSAFQASHLQAEEIFFPDQASNGTAAPAPRELKRIARLRRNLDADERRLNEYVRLADQAELIRYHLYQLPMKQLTPHSKVERLTLTDPKGANVDLTLDKSLTILENMQRWFRLAEKGRRGLAHVQTRRDHIQSNPNPDTAGQMGARTTPSSDHHQLTPKARSRLNDKGTLPLHRFLSSDGFVLLRGKNQKANHHLLTKAASPFDYWFHAADGPGAHLILKRDSPGRDVPERTMEEAACLAGLASHFSGAARATIICAQVKYVRPVKGTPGMAVVDRVLRTLSVSLEPELETRLRITA
- the moaA gene encoding GTP 3',8-cyclase MoaA → MLPETMTDQHGRSINYLRLSITDRCNLRCLYCRSSCAGLKMLPHDQMLSYEESLELIAVASELNISKVRLTGGEPFIRKNFLNFLEQILQHHPHLDMRLTTNATLLSGKIPALKEIGVQGLNISLDTLNRQKFQRITGRDFFLQVRGAIDQCLEHGLRVKINVVALKGVNDDELPDFVRLAERLPLDLRFIEFMPMGEQTIWTPDQLWTAAEILREAGTIARLVPVGGRDKRKGPARMFSLADGKGRIGVISPLSSHFCGQCNRLRITPDGRLRTCLFSDKEYRLRPILRSPKLGREHLRQVIIRAGRVKPMGHELLAAQGRERSVCRKIMSAIGG
- a CDS encoding PhoH family protein, with translation MTVERTLEFQSAAEAQKLFGPHNAHLRQLAELSGITADSRGSVAVLRGEDQQAVDQAANCLVQLHGLQRANTSIQAQDVDHAWRILCSDPQADIKTVFKDVVYAVSPKRTITPRTVSQRSYLQAIRGKDLVFGIGPAGTGKTYLAVAMAVAALTKKEVKRLVLTRPAVEAGEKLGFLPGDLMEKVNPYLRPLYDALHDMLEFRKVQEMVETGVIEIAPLAFMRGRTLNDAFIILDEAQNTTQEQMKMFLTRLGFGSKAVVTGDVTQIDLPVHARSGLIQAEKVLSGVAGLEFIHFHEEDVIRHPLVGRIVHAYDRFTRQDTLQKA